The stretch of DNA AGCGTCGCCGATGTGGTGGCCCGGCTGCGCGACAGTGGCGTCGACAACTTTGCCGTCACCGAGTTCGTCCAGGGGAACAAGACGCGGAGGTGGGCCGTGGCCTGGAGCTTCGCGCCCATGAGGCCGgcgcaggccgtcgcgcgcgggaCCAAGGCCGCGACCGCGAagctgggcagcagcggcagcatcttgccgccgcagacggaATACCACCTGCCCGTGCAGCCGCTGCCCAGTGACATTGGCGCATTCGTGCAGCATGTGCGCGATGCCATGGTCGCTTTGGAGCTCATGTCCTGGGAGTGGGACAGCGAGGCCATGGAGGGGACCGGACGGGCCGCGGATCGCGtctgggcgcgggcgtggcggcgcaagaagaagcgcgcggaggcagaggccaaggagaaggGAACGGCGAAAGCAGACGCAGAAGGAGAGGCAAAACAGAACATGGCCGAACCGGTCTGTGCGTTCGGGTTCAGGGTGCGGATGCGAGTAGCCCTCGACCACCTCGACGTGCAGTGTCGGTGGATGGAGggcttcgacgccgtcgcgttCGAGAGCTTTCAGGGGTTCCTCAAGACGACTGTAGAGGCGGCGACTGCTAGAGCGAAGGAACCCAAGTGAAAATGAAGGCCTGAACTCAACAAAGTGCCATGCCGACACCAGAAGCTATGCCACCCACTTACTTACATCTTGTGCCTGCTGCGTCCAGCTCTCGACGTGGACACTGCCGCCATATACCTCGACTCTGTTGGACTCAACTCTGTCCGTCTACTTTTCCAACGTGAACCCTTCCGGCAAGTGCTCGTTGTAgccagccgccaccagccgctCCATGGCCGCCCAGACGTCGGGCGGGATCTCCTGCTCGACCTGGAACCCGCGCGCGGGGTAGTCGCGTATGCGGACGAGGTCCCCGACCATGACGTTGAGGACCAGACGACGGGGGTTTTCCGCGTCGGGGTAGTCTTCGAAGGCGTcgaagcgcggcgacgtgaCGCACATGCGCACcgccccgtcctcctcgccatcaccgccattgccatcgccatcgccatcagcGCCGGGCCACTGCCTGCGAAACGTAGCCCACGTGCGACGCTCCATGTACGGCTTctggacgaggatgagggagCGCGCGGGGACGCCccgctcgcgcagcagggcgtgGGTGAAGCGGACGTTCTCGCCCGTGTTGGTCGCGcgcggctcgacgacgatgcgcgcgccggggacgcccatgcggcgggccacggcggcaaaggcctcggcctcgggcagccCGCCGAAGAGCCCGCGCGTGAGCTTGCCCGAGGCGCCCGAGAAGACGAGCCACGgcgcgagcccgtcgagccacagctgggcggcgcgcgcggcgacgcgcaggtCCAGGCTGCAGAGGCAGAAGATGACGTCGGAGGGCTGCGGCGCGTGGTGGAGCTGGTGGTATTGGAAgatgagctcggcgtcgtgcgcgacctgctgttgctgctcttcttcctcttcttgttgttggtggtgcctttgctgttgctgctgctgcggcgagg from Purpureocillium takamizusanense chromosome 6, complete sequence encodes:
- a CDS encoding 23S rRNA (adenine(1618)-N(6))-methyltransferase (antiSMASH:Cluster_6.1~COG:J~EggNog:ENOG503NZIZ); this encodes MQLTKTLLKLDFGIKLELPDDRLCPPVPNRHNYILWLKDLLDTSSYSPPGQKLVGLDVGTGASCIYPLLGCTQRPWSFIATDTDAESTSWARKNVELNDLAARITVSHRDPSSPLLPLDDLGLTSLDFCMTNPPFYASEKDMLASAALKARPPRTACTGSPAEMVTPGGEVGFVSRLVDESLALRDRVRWYTAMLGFLSSVADVVARLRDSGVDNFAVTEFVQGNKTRRWAVAWSFAPMRPAQAVARGTKAATAKLGSSGSILPPQTEYHLPVQPLPSDIGAFVQHVRDAMVALELMSWEWDSEAMEGTGRAADRVWARAWRRKKKRAEAEAKEKGTAKADAEGEAKQNMAEPVCAFGFRVRMRVALDHLDVQCRWMEGFDAVAFESFQGFLKTTVEAATARAKEPK
- a CDS encoding uncharacterized protein (antiSMASH:Cluster_6.1~EggNog:ENOG503P2AH~COG:S), with product MASSSSAATTATETSPQQQQQQRHHQQQEEEEEQQQQVAHDAELIFQYHQLHHAPQPSDVIFCLCSLDLRVAARAAQLWLDGLAPWLVFSGASGKLTRGLFGGLPEAEAFAAVARRMGVPGARIVVEPRATNTGENVRFTHALLRERGVPARSLILVQKPYMERRTWATFRRQWPGADGDGDGNGGDGEEDGAVRMCVTSPRFDAFEDYPDAENPRRLVLNVMVGDLVRIRDYPARGFQVEQEIPPDVWAAMERLVAAGYNEHLPEGFTLEK